Proteins encoded together in one Chryseobacterium taklimakanense window:
- a CDS encoding acyl-CoA thioesterase — MQTIDHDFNFSFPIQMRWNDADALGHVNNAIYVTYFETARGLYMMKACPQWDWLQNMFLIGNVSVNFQKEILLTSQNVRVHVRTSKIGTKSFVFEYAITSDKKGETVIHATGSTTQIMFDMQTRKTVEVPDWVRKSLTEFDNL, encoded by the coding sequence ATGCAAACTATAGATCACGATTTCAATTTCAGTTTCCCGATACAGATGCGGTGGAATGATGCGGATGCTCTGGGTCATGTAAACAATGCTATTTATGTTACCTATTTTGAAACTGCAAGAGGTCTGTATATGATGAAAGCCTGTCCACAGTGGGACTGGCTGCAAAATATGTTTTTGATCGGTAATGTAAGCGTAAATTTTCAGAAGGAAATTTTGCTCACTTCACAGAACGTTCGGGTTCATGTAAGAACCTCCAAAATCGGAACTAAAAGTTTTGTTTTTGAATATGCAATCACCTCTGACAAAAAAGGGGAAACCGTAATCCATGCCACCGGAAGTACTACACAAATCATGTTCGATATGCAAACCAGAAAAACAGTCGAAGTTCCGGATTGGGTACGCAAATCATTAACTGAATTTGATAATCTATAA
- a CDS encoding acyl-CoA thioesterase, whose amino-acid sequence MYLIHSKIIEVEEEHLDEFNHVNNVQYVQWVEEIAKEHWELVKADTPYPNDYWVMADHHIQYRKQVYKGDDLKILTYPQNPEGIRQPRKVEFYRGDELVADSRTLWVLIDNESNKIKRIAENWLETLKKG is encoded by the coding sequence ATGTATTTGATTCACTCAAAAATAATTGAAGTTGAAGAAGAGCATCTGGACGAGTTCAATCATGTGAATAACGTTCAATATGTGCAGTGGGTGGAAGAAATTGCTAAGGAGCATTGGGAACTCGTTAAAGCTGATACGCCTTATCCCAACGATTACTGGGTGATGGCGGATCATCATATCCAATACAGAAAGCAGGTTTACAAAGGTGATGACCTGAAAATATTAACCTATCCACAAAATCCGGAAGGTATTCGCCAGCCTAGAAAGGTTGAATTTTACAGAGGTGATGAACTGGTAGCAGATTCCCGGACTCTTTGGGTGCTTATTGATAATGAATCAAATAAAATTAAGCGTATTGCGGAAAACTGGCTTGAAACTTTGAAGAAAGGCTGA
- a CDS encoding metallophosphoesterase, with protein MKQFFLIFTGILFLLEFYIYQALKTVVSNPYGRIAYIAINALVYIFLVYNLLFINRSDRDHHRVQVSATVVLAVLLPKLFIVFFLLIDDIFRLLQFGFSYFTNKETHFPERRKFLSLAGLAIAGVFTSLFLDGVAFGKYRHRVRKVKVKIKNLPESFKGYKIIQISDMHAGSFFHPQKLQHAFNMINEQKPDLVLFTGDMVNNLAEEFNSVKNLFASINAKDGKFSVLGNHDYGLYIQWNSKQEQAQNIPNLIKLQKEAGFEMLLNEHRIIDKNGEKLYIIGVENWGLKPFPQYGDLDKATRGIPQNAAKILMSHDPTHFDEIVKEHPSDISLTLSGHTHGMQFGLDLKNIKWSPVQYRYKKWADLYESGGKYLYVNRGFGVIGYPGRVGVLPEITLIELT; from the coding sequence ATGAAACAATTTTTTCTAATCTTCACCGGAATACTTTTTCTGCTTGAATTTTACATTTATCAGGCATTAAAAACCGTTGTCAGCAATCCGTATGGCAGAATTGCGTACATCGCCATCAATGCGCTGGTTTATATTTTTCTGGTTTATAACCTGCTATTTATCAACCGAAGCGACCGGGACCATCATCGCGTTCAGGTATCTGCAACCGTAGTTCTGGCTGTGCTTTTGCCGAAACTTTTTATAGTATTTTTTCTTCTCATTGATGACATTTTCCGGCTTTTGCAGTTCGGATTCAGTTACTTTACCAATAAAGAAACCCATTTTCCGGAGCGAAGGAAATTCCTTAGCCTGGCCGGGCTCGCAATTGCAGGCGTGTTCACTTCACTTTTTCTGGATGGTGTTGCCTTCGGAAAATACCGCCATCGGGTAAGAAAGGTTAAGGTGAAGATTAAAAATCTGCCTGAAAGTTTTAAAGGTTATAAAATCATCCAGATTTCCGACATGCACGCGGGAAGTTTTTTCCATCCGCAAAAATTACAGCATGCTTTTAACATGATTAATGAGCAGAAACCAGATCTTGTGCTTTTTACCGGGGACATGGTCAACAATCTTGCGGAAGAGTTTAACAGTGTGAAAAATCTTTTCGCTTCAATTAACGCAAAAGACGGTAAGTTCTCAGTTCTGGGAAATCACGATTACGGTCTTTACATCCAATGGAATTCGAAACAGGAACAGGCACAGAATATTCCGAATTTAATAAAACTTCAGAAAGAAGCCGGATTTGAAATGCTTCTCAATGAGCACCGAATCATCGACAAAAATGGTGAGAAACTTTACATCATCGGTGTTGAGAACTGGGGACTGAAACCATTTCCGCAATATGGAGACTTGGATAAAGCCACGAGAGGAATTCCGCAAAATGCCGCAAAAATCCTAATGAGCCACGATCCTACCCATTTTGATGAAATTGTAAAAGAACATCCATCGGACATTTCTCTTACGCTTTCCGGACACACACACGGGATGCAGTTTGGTCTGGATTTAAAGAACATCAAGTGGTCACCGGTGCAGTACCGTTATAAAAAATGGGCCGATCTGTATGAAAGCGGGGGCAAATATCTGTATGTAAACCGTGGTTTCGGAGTTATAGGTTATCCGGGAAGGGTTGGCGTTTTACCGGAAATTACTTTGATAGAGCTTACTTAA
- a CDS encoding 3-oxoacyl-ACP synthase III family protein, with protein MPNTIIIGSGSYLPERVIERNHFSDSVFYDDNFVKIDKPNDEIIQKFVEITEIENRRYVDDDLVNSDIGAKSAQIALDDAGIDKESLDYIISATNFGDVDLHGQQSFMPSLSAIIKNKLGIKNPKCINYDMIFGCPGWVEGMVLADTLIKSGKAKNILVVGSETLSRVTDPYDRNKMIFADGAGAVVVTATEEENVGIIAHNTLCFNGDELAYLENSHSLNPEADQTKKYIRMRGRKIYEFALKYVPDAMKQTIDSAGLTLDDIDKILLHQANAKMDHAMISRLFKLYGKSSYEHSVSPMTIQEFGNSSVATVPTMYDLIKKGKMEGHSFKDNSYILFASVGAGMNINAIVYKFP; from the coding sequence ATGCCAAATACCATAATCATTGGTTCAGGAAGTTATTTGCCGGAAAGAGTGATTGAGAGAAACCACTTCAGTGACTCGGTTTTTTATGACGATAATTTCGTAAAAATTGATAAACCCAATGATGAAATTATACAAAAATTTGTAGAAATCACAGAGATTGAAAACAGAAGATATGTAGATGATGACCTTGTGAATTCTGACATCGGCGCGAAATCGGCACAAATCGCTTTGGATGACGCCGGGATTGATAAGGAAAGCCTTGATTATATCATCAGCGCAACCAATTTCGGGGATGTGGACCTACACGGACAGCAGAGCTTTATGCCTTCCCTTTCGGCGATCATTAAAAATAAACTTGGTATCAAGAATCCAAAATGTATCAATTACGATATGATTTTCGGTTGTCCGGGCTGGGTTGAAGGAATGGTATTGGCAGACACCCTGATTAAATCCGGAAAAGCTAAGAATATTCTGGTTGTGGGTTCCGAAACTTTAAGCAGGGTTACCGATCCCTATGACAGAAATAAAATGATTTTCGCGGACGGTGCCGGAGCAGTTGTAGTGACGGCCACTGAGGAGGAAAACGTTGGAATTATCGCACACAACACCTTGTGCTTCAACGGTGATGAACTGGCATACCTTGAAAATTCACATTCACTGAATCCTGAAGCGGACCAGACTAAAAAATACATCAGGATGCGGGGCAGAAAAATCTACGAATTTGCGCTGAAATATGTTCCTGATGCGATGAAGCAGACCATCGACAGTGCAGGGCTCACCCTGGATGACATCGATAAAATTCTTCTTCACCAGGCCAATGCAAAAATGGACCATGCGATGATTTCCCGCCTGTTTAAGCTTTACGGAAAGAGCAGTTACGAGCATTCTGTTTCTCCGATGACGATTCAGGAATTTGGGAATTCATCAGTTGCCACCGTGCCTACGATGTACGATTTAATTAAAAAAGGAAAAATGGAGGGTCACTCATTTAAAGATAACTCCTACATTTTATTCGCATCAGTTGGCGCCGGGATGAATATCAATGCGATTGTTTACAAATTTCCGTAA